A stretch of the Thermofilum adornatum genome encodes the following:
- a CDS encoding glycosyltransferase family 2 protein has product MGYPRVSLIWVNYNSGRFLEIAKESLLALTELDYPSYEVIVVDNGSNDASREYVREIAEKYRFKFIGLARNLGFTGGNNVGFRARDKEAKYVVLINNDAIVYKDSLRELVEFIENERAVGAAQGIILSSDNTVDSAGVIMDEVLASHPLYRYKSPGMINRPLAVTYTSGAYSIYRVSSLLDVWHGMEKIFFDFGFGYFDDNVLGLQMWNHGWKCRVYPVKVGIHKASLSFGRASSLRAYLSLRNTLLLNEITNSRYKSVIPIFAFRDAFPRAFRSKDKFYEVIAYAIKDYKRFKPFLVGYRLDIYKAPIMKIEPWNLIKFLGLRRRVTHKIDEELSLFFKDTKK; this is encoded by the coding sequence ATGGGGTATCCGCGGGTATCCTTAATATGGGTGAACTATAATTCTGGAAGGTTTTTAGAGATTGCAAAGGAGTCTCTTCTGGCACTTACAGAGCTAGATTATCCGAGCTACGAGGTTATAGTGGTTGATAATGGTTCCAACGATGCGAGCCGTGAGTACGTACGTGAGATTGCCGAGAAGTATAGGTTCAAATTCATAGGTTTAGCGCGAAACCTGGGGTTTACTGGTGGGAACAATGTAGGCTTCAGGGCTCGGGATAAAGAAGCTAAATATGTTGTTCTGATAAATAACGATGCGATAGTTTACAAGGATAGTTTACGGGAGTTGGTAGAGTTTATCGAAAACGAGAGAGCTGTGGGAGCTGCTCAGGGAATAATTTTAAGCTCAGACAACACGGTAGATTCAGCCGGCGTAATTATGGATGAGGTTTTGGCTTCCCATCCACTTTACAGGTACAAATCTCCTGGAATGATTAATAGGCCGCTTGCTGTAACGTATACAAGTGGAGCTTATTCTATTTATAGGGTAAGTTCTCTTCTCGATGTATGGCATGGTATGGAAAAGATTTTCTTTGACTTTGGCTTTGGGTACTTTGATGACAATGTGCTTGGTTTACAAATGTGGAATCATGGATGGAAATGCAGAGTTTACCCAGTAAAAGTGGGCATCCATAAAGCAAGCCTATCTTTCGGCAGGGCAAGCTCCCTAAGAGCATACCTATCTCTGAGAAACACCTTGTTGTTGAACGAGATCACCAATAGTCGATACAAGTCAGTTATTCCAATTTTTGCGTTCCGAGACGCTTTTCCCAGAGCTTTTAGGTCGAAGGACAAATTCTATGAAGTTATAGCTTATGCAATAAAAGACTATAAACGTTTTAAGCCCTTTTTAGTTGGTTATAGGCTTGACATCTACAAGGCCCCTATTATGAAAATAGAGCCCTGGAACTTGATAAAGTTTCTTGGACTAAGGCGTAGGGTTACACATAAGATAGATGAGGAATTATCTCTATTCTTCAAAGACACCAAAAAATAG